The sequence TTAACAAgagaaaataaatatgattgTTGCTATAATAGCCGGTCGAGAACAAGCTGGATAGAGCTACCACCAAGTTACTGTAGTTATTCACAGCAATTCTACTTGCTTCCTATATCATCATGCCACCAAATGTCTCTCGTGGTATTGACATTCTTCTCATCTCTATTGCAGGAGAAGCCGTCCTTGAATATCAGACTAGTTCGGAATGAAAAAACACCAGATAGTATTTAATACACTAATTAGGCACACATGTGTAAAGAAAAACGAAACAAACATCATTTGTACTACTGATACTTCATCAGTGTCCATTGAGATAGGCTAACAGATTCACCTTATATCAGTGAAATTGTTGTTAATGATATATTTCATGCATGGAGTAATGGAGCTTAAATTGTGCAGATTGGCTTAAAACTAAACATGCCATAATCgcaatattttatatgttcttGTCCGAATCGTGTTTCATCTTGGTAGATGGCCGACGCGATTCTATACGAAACATGAAAATTGTTTGTAGACATGTACGGTTCAACTATATAACCATTCCTAATATTTGTTTCATCtcgtttttcatgtatattcCTTGTTAAATTAGGTATGCGCCTGTGGGGTTTGGCCGATATTGGAAAAATGTCACActaaaatttagtctttttaatgacatttgcataaaaatatgataaaataagaGCTTTCTTAAACTATGAATTAGTTGATATTTACCTATCTTGACCCCCCCTTGTATTTCAATAAGGTTTCCCCATCAAATGTTTTAAATCCATGTGGCAATTTTATAGGATCGATGCTTGGCAATTGAGACCCAAGAGTTTGTGATGAACTTTTAAGTATTTTTTAGAAGTTGTAAATgaacttttaattttatgtttgatttatcaattttaattttatgtttgacACTTATGAAAAACGAGATGAAACTCTAAGTATTGTTGTTCATTTAAAGATATTTGAATAGATTTTCACTAATAAAACTAATGAAAATTGGGAACTTTGTTCACATttgtttatttgaaaaaaaaaaaaaaaacgaagttTTCACCTGATTCAAAGGCAGAGCTAGCGAAtgcattcaaaaataaaaaaaataaaaataaatcaaagttAGTGCCACGTGGATTCCCTCTTCTATAAATATAGCCGAAAAACCTGTAACACGATTGACAAACCCTACAAGCAGCTTCCGCCACTCCTCCGTAAATGTGGGATTTCTCCACCGCATCGCCTTACTCTTTTGTTTTCCATCGGTTTAGCTTTCATTCTATTGCTCGTAGATTcgtgaaatttgatttttcttgctTTCAAcgtattaattttttgaaattttacctGCGGGAAATTAATAGTTAATGGAGACTTCGTCAATTTAGACTCTGCGTTGTTAGCTTTTTTCCTGGATTTAATTTCATTAAGTTGCTTCATCTGTTATATATTACCAGATCTACGaggttttatgattttatgttatattgaAGTACGCAGAAGTTTTTATTTCCACGCGGTCCATTTTTGAGGAAATGAATAAAATGTTTATAAAGTTCATCACTCGATGCCTTTGCAAAAGCATGACGTTATTTTGTTGTGGTATTTATTTATACCAATCCACATTGATCTGGGATTTCTCAAAAAATTTGCGAATGAAATTGAATTTCTTACGACTTGCAGATGACAGCTTGTATAGTGTCCGACTAACGCCTAGCGAATTTTAGAACCATGTCTTGCAGATGGCAGCTTGTATATAGTATGCTTCAGATGCTTCATTGAATAGTTGACATGTATGATGTATGTGTTGTGGTTTTGCTTGTACAAGCATGATCCTCGTGTTTTCCATGAAATTGGTTTATATGTATTTTGTGCGGGTAAATGcttaaaagtattttataaaacagggaagcatgaaaatttcctttctttttaatGCCTGTTCCTGTTGAGAGAAACTATGAAATGCTTGATTTGCGGTTTGTTTGGGTTGTAAAGAAATATTAAAGGCTGTTAAACGAGCTCTTGAATTTAAAAACCAATATCTAGTGTGCGATTTTAAAGTATGTTGTGGtttgatgattttttaattatagACTGATCATAGTTATTAACATTTAGATATTTCCCTCTGATCCCCCATGACGGAATTGATACAAAATGCATTTCAATTGATTTAATGTTAGTAAGCCTATGGGTTACGCACattttattgataataataacaataattacgTTTTTGTTGACGCGCCCTTTTTCTAATTGTTAATGCCGTGGGTGTGATTTAATGCTGTGGGTTTTATTCTTAAAATAGAATCGATTATATTCTATTGACACATTCGTGAATGCTGACTTCTTGTGCCATCTTTTGTTTAAAGCTATATTTTCTCATGCAAAATATGTTTCTTCAGCTTGTTTAGTCATTTTTGTACAGTTCTAGGTAATGGCTCCCAAACAGCCTAATTCAGGCCTCTTTGTGGGTTTGAACAAAGGGCATATAGTGACCAAGAAAGAGCTGGCACCTCGCCCTTCTGATAGAAAAGGGGTAACATTTCTCAGAGCTCTGTGGTGTTAATAGCTGATCTGTGCAATATGTTTACCTTTGTTCTGTTTATAATAATGAAATATGATGTTATTTAGCTGTTATTTATGTCTTGAGGATACAATAGTCATTGGCAATATGGAGAATCCATTGATATAGttcatgtgtttttttttggCCCTTTTCGGATAGAAAACCAGTAAAAGAGTGCATTTTGCTAGAAGTCTCATTAGGGAAGTTGCTGGCTTTGCTCCCTATGAGAAGCGATCACCGAGCTTCTCAAAGTTGGTAAAGACAAGCGGGCACTGAAAGTGGCTAAGAGAAAGTTAGGCACCCACAAGAGGGCAAAGAGGAAGCGTGAAGAGATGGCATCTGCTCTCCGGAAGATGAGGTGATTTGATTTACGGTTCCTGTTTAATTCGATTTCGTCTTGACGGTCATGCTAATATCATGCTTTTGGTCATATTAGGGCTGCTGGAGGTGGTGAGAAGAAGAAATAGCCTGTTGCTCTTGAATCTACTTGCACACCTGTagccaaaaaaaaattgttacgGTGTTATTTAGTTTGTTTTGTTTAACTGAAGATTGCATCTTGTTTGTTGTGTCACTAATGCCTTCAAAATTTCATTCAAGTTTTGGAGCATGGTCTCAGCCCATGGGGGTCGTTGGTATAAATGTTCTTTCCCAAAACTACATGACGAATCCTTGGTGAAACCCGAAACAAAATGATCCTTTCAGTTTGCATTTCTTTATGATGTTTAGAGGTGTTCAAAACATGGTTTAAACCGAAAAAATTGTAAATCCAATTCGAAAATGGAACTAAATCGAACTTctaaatttgaatataaatgttaaaattgaatttaaaatttggatataaatgttaaatttgGAATTTATATGGTtggattttatattatatttgtcaAAATAAATCTCGAGGGCCAATTTTTGTCAgcttctcaaataaaaaaatccacACTCGTAATCAATGAATACATTCCTCCAAACGCTCTTCCAAATTCCCAAGCAAGTACCTAACATGTTCATCTCAATTCTTTTCTGACTAGTCATCCTTTTGGACCATACGGTACATAATCAACCACTTTACATATTTATGCAGTTTAGAAGACATGTTTATCCGTCAACCCAAATAGTTCATCTAATACAGATACAAATCATGCACAAATAAAGATGACACCAAGAAAAGGAAATAAACGCATAATACTAGTTCAAATATTCCTTTTCCTTTTAAAGGCAGGATGGATAACGTCGTTGGGAGACTCCAATTTATCGATCCTCGCCATATATTCTTTCATCCTCTGCATGACAGTTTGCATTTTAGAGGCATTAGTTGAAATCTTTTGTTTAAGAAGCTGtattttctcttcttctccccAATCCTCTCTGATTAACAAGGTCACGCTCCCTGACTCGCCAGGTCTCGCCACACCTGCACAAAGAGGAAAATTTTCTGCATTAAAGAAAAGACATCTTATGTTAATTAGACCAAATGATGACATGGAAACCATGCAATTAATATAACATTATTGAGAAGATCAATATTAACAAACAAGCAGGTTTACTTGACATTCAAAAAAAAACCCCACAAAGGAGAACATATTAGTGTACAACCATGAAGGGGCACACTTTGTTGGGGCCAGGGAATTAGCTTAGGGAAAGCCTATTCATATTTTTCAGTTTCTATGCTAAAAAATGCAGTCTTGATTGCTAGACACCAAAACGAAAATGAATCGTTGCTCAAAACTTCAAGACTCGATACTGGTCAACAGCCAACACCAAAAGGTGATTTTACATCGTAACCACAAAACGAGACAATGGTGAATCAATCGAAGTGTGTTATCAACAGTGTTCTAGAAGGTGCTGCTTAGGACCGCCTAGGCGCCCACCATCCCATTTTAGATTCGCCTAGGCAGCAGCCTAATTTATATatagaattttttaattttttaaaaaattatttggtatatttttcaatcaatttgtATCGGATAAAAAAGATATGCCAGATTTTGGGTTAGAATAGGAATTATTGGAGCCAAGGCACCGCCTAAGCACGCTAGGGGTCGGTGACCACCGACTACCACCTACTGTTTTTTAGAACACTGTTATCAACATCTAACAAATTTCTCAAAGTAATGGAGAATCAAAAATTGGAATTTGCAGTCTCCTTCTCAGAAGAATTGTATTTTGTGCTTACATAGACCATCAAAGGACCCTAAAACTAGTCTATCACATTTCCGAGGAGCAAgcgcatttgcttgtttcttccAAGCAGAACACGACTTGTGACATAGTTCTTCAATTCCCATGCAAGACTATTTGAGTGTATGACATGCAACTGAGAGTGGATCTTGGGGCATATCCCAAATCCTTGGggccaattaaaaaaaagagattgaaacataaaagatttaaaaattaaggactctgacttttttttaaaaaaaagaaggagTTGACTCTTGATTATTACATTAACTgtaattaaaatctttaacttaattaatttttttttctttttcttctcggtcgacacaaaatttattttgagaaaaaatatcaaTCCACCCAGAAAAAATAGTCGACCAAAATTAAGTTaattttcttggtcgaccaagaaaatttcttggtcgaccaaaccatcttcttggtcaaccaacataattttggttgaccaagaagaaattgtttttttttttttgttatttttattattaatttttgtctaTTCTAAGTATcttattctcttaatttttgttgaattttgtaggatatacctttgggtcgacccaaaagcaaaGCAACAAGGGTCGACCAAAAAAAAACAAGGTCTACTTTGTGTCGACCTAGCtaaatatgtgattcatatgttaaaacatgtaatattatataacataattgtgaaattgtgattcatatgttaaaaacatgtacataattgtgattcatatgttaaaacatgtaacatagttgtgaaattgtgattcatatgttaaaacaacatgtaacataattggttgtgaaattatgattcatatgttaaaacatgtaacatagttgtgaaattgtaattcatatattaaaacatgtaacatagttgtgaaattatgattcatatgttaaaacacacatgtaacatagttggttataaaattgtgattcatatgttaaaacatgtaacatagttgtgaaattgtgattcatatgttaaaacatataacatagttgtgaaattgtgattcatatgttaaaacatgtaaaatagtTGTgagattgtgattcatatgttaaaacaacatgtaacatagttggttgtgaaattgtgattcatatgttaaaacatataacataattgtggctcatatgtcaaaacacatgtaacatagttgtgaaattgtgactcatatatcataacatgtaacataataatgtaacattatagaacatacttgtgaaattatgTGATTCGTATGTTAAAAAACATGCAACATTGATCAAAATTATGTAATTATCcgtcaaaattaaataattatcgaccatatttatcaaatatatggattagaaaaaaaatcgacACAAAAACAACCTTGATGGTGGTCGACCACCTCCAAGCAATTGTTTGAAATGGTCGACCAAGACCACTTCCAAGCAAAgcaattggtcgaccaagaccAAAATTTTGGAGTTGGTCGACCAAAAGACCGACCACGACCAAGACCAAAATTTtggtcttggtcgaccaagagacCAGGACCAAAAATTTTGGTCTCTTGGTCTTGGTCCACCAAAAGACCAAGAGACCAAAATTTTGGTCTCTTGGTCGTCTTGgtctcttggtcgaccaagaccaAAATTTTGGTCTTGGTCAAGTTGCTTGGAAGTGGTCGACCAAGACCACTTTCAAGCAAtttcaagattttggtcgaccaagacaAAAATTTTGTGTTCTTGGTCGACAAAAATTTTGGTCGATTTTTAAGTGtgggttgatttttttttcaagtaaaTTGACAAATCtcaataaatcgaaataaatgTGAAAGATAAATTGTCTTGAGAAGAAGTCGACGGAAAAAAGATTCAGATTTGGAGTCGACTGAAATGAGAATGAATGCAGTATTAAGAGTTTTTAAATcacatttaataatatatttatgtttaaacataaggatatttatgtaaattgacTTATGgatccttttttttaaataaatcacgTTTGGATCCCTTTTCCCTAAATTTCCCGTTAGAATCACATGAATTCAGGCTCATCGTAGCTATCACGCGCTGCGTGGTTAGTTTGCTTGCGATTACAACGAAGCCTGTGATTGGCCAGATATTAAGGGCGTGTTTGGAACGTAGCCATACAATTGGAATCCAATTTTCTAACATTTTCCATATTAAGAAAtccaatttattaataatttgtcAATACATTGGTCAGTTTGGGGAAATTTTGgctaaatttttctcaaaatgttaggatatattttttgagaaaactaagtactaaaattaaataaatttgaaataagctcgaaataaattttcaatttcaaatttaatcatatttaaaatagattataaattcaagaaaaaatagCTCAGCCATACCTACGTGTTCGATCAATCGAACTAGCgagtcaaaaataatattaatatatatgccttcattttaaaagtatataaatttaatttgttggGTAGTCATTTTATACCAAAGTTTGtcattcatttaataaaataaaatcgacTTATTTTATACTTACATTGAAAACTAATATTTTGTCTTCCCGAACTTGATATTCCTAAAAATGTTTATCGAGTTTTGATAATATCATAGAAATTATTTAtgttggaaaaataaaatttcaaagagTAGATAGATTGGTCAAGTCGATTCTTGTCTAgagtgaaattaatattttgccataaattaaattgaacaagagatcgtatcacaaaatcgattgtctcacaaaattaacttatGAAACgatctcataaatttttttatttattttaatgaatattAATAATCTATTTGCAAAACAACCAATGCCTCCCGTTTGCAAATGGCTCTGGAAATCATAAACCTCTCATCAAAGTCGtaccaatttttcttttttaatttcctGGATATATAAATTGCTTTGTTCGAATAGCGTATAATATTACTAAATTAATGATTCGATGAACATGTTTTTTTATACGCTTTGTTCCTATTTCCTTTCTCCATTTGTTGCCGGATGTACAAAGATTCTGCGCCTCAAATCTGAACCTGGATTGTATGTTTCAGCCATGGATTTCAGCAATCATGCACTGCCCAAAATCTGTAAGCTGTTTGAGCACAGATACAGCATACCAACACATTGGTTTTCTAAATGATAAGAATAAGCGGTATCACTATCCATATTAAAAGGGAGGGAAGGATAATGAAAGAAAAACCTGCAGTAAATCCACTCCACCAGATCACCAGTTTGTCGGTTGTTTAACTAGGTTTTTTAATGGTCGTCACCAATTCCATCTTTTCTCCAATTAAACACCACCAATGCCGTGACGAGGCGTTCGTGACTCCCTACCTCTCACCAATTCTTTGTTCCTCCAGTTTTACTGCTTGTTTCAGACAACAGAGTGCTCCAGTTCTTGATAGCTTTTGCAGGTCCGGTCCCATTTTGGAAACATTGATTTGCTCTCTTGGCTGAGATAAGTGTATTTGAGAGAAGCATTGCTATGGTCATTGGTCCAACTCCACCTGGGACTGGGGTTATAGCTGAAGCAATTTTGCTTGCTTCCTCAAAACAAATATCTCCAACCATTCGATAGCCTTGTGGGCTAGTATCATCCTGCCACGTGTGAAGGTACCACAATCTTTATAATTCAACTAAAGGGTGGAAGAGGGATTGATAAGAAGACCTGTAAAAAGGTTTCTTACCTTAATGGGATTAATTCCAACATCAATGACAACTGAGCCAGGCTTGATCCAGCTACCCCTAATCAGGTTTGGCTGACCCACAGCTGAGATTAAAATATCAGCTTCTCTAGTGACCTCCGCGGGATTTTTTGTTCCTCGCTGAACGACAGTGACTGTGGCATATTCCCTCTACCAGAATGAACAATATATTCAGGGAATAGAAATATTGTTTAATCATCAATGAATCAAGAAAGTATATACTTGCAGAAGAAGAGCAGCAGGCAATCCCACAATATTACTCCTGCCAATTACAACAGCCCTCTTTCCCTCGATAGAAAAACCATATCTATGCAACAACTCCATGCATCCCTTGGGCGTACATGGAACAAATAGAGGTTCTCTATCTAACATGGCTAAAAGACCAATGTTTAGTGGGTTGAGTCCATCCACATCCTTTTCAATACGAACAGCATTTAAGATATTCTGCTCATTCATATGCTGGAGAGACACATTAAGACGTTTAGAAAGACCATTGTGAtttatttagtgtttacaaatccATAATCGCATTCTTGTTAAGCAAGAATTTCACAAAGAACAAAAGACACTTATTTTTAGAGTCTTACGGAAGGtaaaggcaactgaacaaggataCCATTGACTGAAGGATCATCATTGAACCCTGAAATATGCTTAAGCACTTCTAGTTCTGAGGAGTCTTCAGGCAAGTGCACTTT comes from Primulina huaijiensis isolate GDHJ02 chromosome 17, ASM1229523v2, whole genome shotgun sequence and encodes:
- the LOC140962372 gene encoding LOW QUALITY PROTEIN: large ribosomal subunit protein eL36y-like (The sequence of the model RefSeq protein was modified relative to this genomic sequence to represent the inferred CDS: inserted 1 base in 1 codon), whose protein sequence is MAPKQPNSGLFVGLNKGHIVTKKELAPRPSDRKGKTSKRVHFARSLIREVAGFAPYEKRXTELLKVGKDKRALKVAKRKLGTHKRAKRKREEMASALRKMRAAGGGEKKK
- the LOC140962885 gene encoding bifunctional protein FolD 4, chloroplastic-like, whose translation is MYGNVGRKTAFAAAIVSTATRSFVHGCNHGLGRVFPVTNIHAAPTRRPLVPTSRSFNTDYLFTEASAKIIDGNSVARDIRDEMATEISKMKESSGVVPGLGVILVGDRKDSATYVENKKIACEAVGINSYKVHLPEDSSELEVLKHISGFNDDPSVNGILVQLPLPSHMNEQNILNAVRIEKDVDGLNPLNIGLLAMLDREPLFVPCTPKGCMELLHRYGFSIEGKRAVVIGRSNIVGLPAALLLQREYATVTVVQRGTKNPAEVTREADILISAVGQPNLIRGSWIKPGSVVIDVGINPIKDDTSPQGYRMVGDICFEEASKIASAITPVPGGVGPMTIAMLLSNTLISAKRANQCFQNGTGPAKAIKNWSTLLSETSSKTGGTKNW